A window from Pseudooceanicola algae encodes these proteins:
- a CDS encoding S-methyl-5'-thioadenosine phosphorylase encodes MTETMLAVIGGSGLYDIDGLQDARWQAVDSPWGAPSDDILTGTLDGIKLAFLPRHGRGHVHSPTDVPYRANIDALKRIGVTHVLSVSACGSFREAMAPGDFVIVDQYIDRTVLREKSFFSSGMTVHVSMAHPVCADLAAAAAEAARKTGVTVHDGGCYLAMEGPQFSTLAESRMYRESWGCDVIGMTNMPEAKLAREAELHYASVAMVTDYDSWHPQHGEVDIKQIVAVLKGNAARARSMVAHLAGAMADLPAAGCATGCDHALDFAVLTAPEKRDPALKARLDAVAGRVIDAPR; translated from the coding sequence ATGACGGAAACCATGCTGGCGGTGATCGGCGGATCGGGGCTCTATGATATCGACGGGCTGCAAGACGCCCGCTGGCAGGCGGTGGACAGCCCCTGGGGCGCGCCTTCGGATGACATTCTGACCGGCACGCTCGACGGGATAAAGCTGGCCTTCCTGCCGCGCCACGGCCGTGGGCATGTGCATTCCCCGACCGACGTGCCCTACCGCGCCAATATCGACGCGCTGAAGCGGATCGGGGTGACCCATGTACTTTCGGTCTCAGCCTGCGGATCCTTCCGCGAGGCGATGGCGCCGGGGGATTTCGTCATCGTCGATCAATATATCGACCGCACGGTGCTGCGCGAAAAAAGCTTTTTCTCCAGCGGGATGACGGTCCATGTCTCGATGGCGCACCCGGTTTGCGCCGATCTGGCTGCCGCTGCCGCCGAGGCCGCGCGCAAGACCGGGGTCACGGTGCATGACGGCGGCTGCTATCTGGCGATGGAGGGGCCGCAGTTCTCGACCCTGGCGGAAAGCCGCATGTACCGGGAAAGCTGGGGGTGCGACGTGATCGGCATGACCAACATGCCCGAGGCCAAGCTGGCCCGGGAAGCCGAGCTGCATTATGCCTCGGTCGCCATGGTCACGGATTACGACAGCTGGCATCCCCAGCACGGCGAGGTCGATATCAAGCAGATCGTCGCGGTGCTGAAGGGAAATGCCGCCCGTGCCCGCAGCATGGTGGCGCATCTGGCGGGCGCGATGGCGGACCTGCCGGCGGCAGGCTGTGCCACGGGTTGCGATCACGCGCTTGATTTCGCGGTGCTGACCGCGCCGGAAAAGCGTGATCCGGCCCTGAAGGCCAGGCTGGATGCGGTGGCGGGCCGGGTGATCGACGCGCCGCGATAA